The sequence CTCTCCAGTATCAAGATTGATATCAGACCTGTTGAGTCCAGTCAGCTCAGAGACCCTTAAGCCAGTAGAGAATAGTAAGTTGATAATAGCAAAATCTCTTCTACCAATCTCCGTATGTTGATCAATCACTCCCATTAATTTTGATACCTCATCGGGGCTAAGAAAAGCCACCTGTCTACGCTTGACTTTGGCCAATTCAATCTGATCCGCTCCTAGGGTTTTGATACCCCTTTTTGCCAAGTACTTGAGCATCCCTCTGAGGGCAATTAGATGATAATTCTGGGTAGTTCTTGATATCTTGCGACCATCATCTAGTATGATTCGGTTAAGCTTTTGTCGCCAGCCAGTGACCCTATCTAGATCCAATTTAGATACTTCGACCTCTTCACCGTATTGATCTGCCATATAATCCCAAAGCCGCCCAAGATAGCTAGAATAATTCTCAATAGTCTTAAGCGAACGTCCCTTCTCGACTTCTAGATAATCCAAATAGTTACTAATTGCTTCTCCTAGCTCCATATAGCAATTT is a genomic window of Candidatus Saccharibacteria bacterium containing:
- a CDS encoding tyrosine-type recombinase/integrase, producing MELGEAISNYLDYLEVEKGRSLKTIENYSSYLGRLWDYMADQYGEEVEVSKLDLDRVTGWRQKLNRIILDDGRKISRTTQNYHLIALRGMLKYLAKRGIKTLGADQIELAKVKRRQVAFLSPDEVSKLMGVIDQHTEIGRRDFAIINLLFSTGLRVSELTGLNRSDINLDTGEFVVRGKGQKDRIVYISDQANQAVYRYLEAREDYAQPLFRHYSGLQSDQDQGEQLRISPRSIQRMVQGYTKLAGILKHVSPHTLRHSFATDLLSNGADLRSVQSLLGHANISTTQVYTHLTDPQLKDTHRKYHSGNISK